Genomic segment of Arthrobacter antioxidans:
CATCGAAGCACTTGTCCAGCACACCGACGTAGGGATCCCCTTCCGTGAGTTACCCGGCTGATTCCAAGCCCCTGACCATCCTGATCGCCGCGGACACCTACCCGCCCAACGTGAACGGTGCGGCGCAGTTCGGCTACCGGCTGGCGAAGGGGATGTCAGGACGCGGCCACGCGGTGCACGTCCTCGCTCCGCGCCCCTCCAACGGCCCGAGCGTCACCGAGCCGGACGGCGACTGGTCCGTCCACCGCCTCCGCTCGCACAGCGTCCCCACGCACGACTACTGGCGCATCTGCTACCCCTGGGAGATCAAGCGTGACATCAGCCTGCTCTTCGACCGCGTCCAGCCCGACGTCGTCCACATCCAGTGCCACTACATGGTGGGGCAGTACGCGCTGTACGAGGCTGTGCAGCGGGGCATCCGGGTCGTGGCCACCAACCACTTCATGCCGGAGAACATCAACCCCTTCCTGCCCTTCCCCGAGTGGTTCAAGAGGATCGTGGCGAAGAACTCGTGGCGCGACATGGGCAGGGTGATGGGCAAGGCCGCCGCCGTCACCACCCCGACGCCGCTGGCCGCGAAGGCCATGCACGACCACGCCTTCCTGCGCGAGGTGCTGCCCGTCTCCAACGGCATCGATGCCGCAGCCTACGAGGTCCGGCCGGGCGAGGTCATCGAACCGAACGAGCACCCGACGGTCCTCTTCGTGGGCCGGCTCGCCGAGGAGAAGCACATCGACGTGCTGATCGACGCCGTCGCCGGGACCCCCGAGCACCTCGACGTGCACCTCGAGATCGTGGGAGGTGGCGAGGTGAAGCCGGCGCTGCAGGCGCAGGCCGCACGTCTCGGCATCAGCGACCGCGTCTCGTTCCGCGGCCTGATCGACGACGAGGAACTGCGCCGGAGCTACATCCGGGCGTCGCTGTTCTGCCAGCCGGGTACCGCCGAGCTGCAGTCACTCGTCACCCTCGAGGCGATGTCCGCGTCCACGCCCGTGCTGCTCGCCAACGCCATGGCGCTGCCGCACCTGGTGTCCGACGGCGAGAACGGCTACCTGTTCGAGCCGGGGAACGCCGACGAGCTGGGCAAGCGCATCACGGAGATCCTCAGCCTCTCCCGCGAGGAGCAGCAGGAGATGGGCGCCGTGAGCCGGGCCATGGTGGGCAAGCACGACATCAACGCGACGCTGGAGACGTTCGAGGGCCTGTACTACGGGACCCTCTCCTCGCAGCCCCCCGCCCCCCGTGAAGCGGATGTCCCCGTCCGCATACAATAAAACCTGCGTCCGCTGCCGGGACGGTCGTCCCGGCAGCGGCGCACCAGGGGCCCCGCTCCCTGGGGGCTGTAGCTCAGCTGGTTAGAGCAGCGGACTCATAATCCGTTTGTCCTGGGTTCAAGCCCCAGCAGCCCTACGCACCCGGTCGACGACGACCCCACGGATGCGCCGCCCTCCAGGGACGGCGCATCCGTCGTTCCCCGATCCATCGATCATGGCCCGGCGGTGCCACTGGCGCCCTAAGTTACCCGCGGGTAACATTGGGGCGTGGGCGCGTGCCCATTCAGGACTCAGTGGTCGAGGAACAGCTGGTCGCCGACGACCAGAGTGAGGGGCATCCCATGAGCAGGACGACGATCGACATCGACAACCTCCCGTACGCCGACGGCGACTTCTTCGCCTTCGAGGAGCTGCTGTCCGACAAGGAGCGCTCCCGGCTGCAGGAGATCCGGGGCTGGCTCACCCGCGAGGTCCGCCCGCATGCCGTCGACTGGTGGAACAAGGGCGTCTTCCCCCAGGACCTCATCCCGAAGATCGCCGAGCTGGACCCGATGAGCCCGGTCTACCGCCAGGGCTACTCCAACCTCTTCGCCGGCATCACCCATGCCGAGTTCACCCGCGCCGACACCTCGTTCGCGACCTTCATGGGTGTCCACGACGGGCTCTTCACGGGCTCCATCGAGGCCCTCGCCTCGAAGGAGCAGCAGGAGGAATGGCTGCCGGACATCTACGCGATGAAGAAGATCGGCGCCTTCGGACTCACCGAGCCGCTCGGCGGCTCCGACGTCGCCGGCGGGACCCGGACGACGGCGCGCCGGGACGGCGGTTCGTGGGTGCTCAACGGCGCCAAGCGGTGGATCGGCAACGCCACGTTCTCCGACTGGGTGGTCATCTACGCGCGGGACCTCGCGGACAACCAGGTCAAGGGCTTCATGGTGGACACCACGCTCCCGGGCTTCTCCTCCTCCAAGATCGAGAACAAGATCGCCCTGCGCACCGTCGAGAACGCGGACATCGTCCTCGACGACGTGGTCGTCTCCGACGACTTCCACCTGAAGGGCGCCAACAGCTTCCGCGACACGAACAAGGTCCTCAAGGTCACACGCCTGGCCGTCGGCTGGCAGGCCGTCGGCCAGCAGCTCGCCGCCTTCGACGTCGCCCGCCGGTACGCCGTGGAGCGCGAGCAGTTCGGACGGCCGATCGCCAGCTTCCAGCTCGTCCAGCAGCAGCTGGTGCTGATCCTGGGCAACGCCATGAGTTCCATGGGCATGATGGTGCGGCTGTCCCAGCTCGAGGACGCGGGCAGGGCGAAGGACGAGCAGTCCGCCCTCGCCAAGGCGTTCACCACGGCGCGCATGCGCGAGAGCGTCGCGGCGGGACGCAACATCCTCGGAGGCAACGGGATCGTCGTCGACTACGAGATGGCGAAGATCTTCTCCGACGCCGAGGCGATCTACTCCTACGAGGGCACGCAGGAGATCAACACCCTCGTGGCCGGCCGGTCGATCACGGGCATCGCCGCGTTCGTCTAGGCTCCACCGAGTGGCAGCAGTACCGACGGTCGCCGGTCCGTCACGAAGGACAGCGGGTCCACGTACTCGCCGTCCTCGCGGACACCCCAGTGGAGGCACGGCTCTCCGCAGTGCACCCGACCGGGCCCGCGGGCGGGGCCGTCCGCAGGGTGGGCGTCGAGCGTGGCCACCACCTGCCCCCGGGCGACGCGCACGCCCCGGGACAGCTCCGTGGAGACGGGCTCGAAGCTGCTGATCCGACCACCGCCGTGGTCGATCGAGAGGATGCCCCGGTCCACCACCGTTCCCGCGAAGGACACGACGCCGTCCGCCGGACTCACCACCCGGACGGGTCCGCCGGCGCCGGTGGACAGGTCGACGCCCCGGTGCCCGCGTTTCCACTTCTGCGGCGGCCTCTCGAACGGGCGCAGCACCTCGGGTACAGGCTCCAGGGGCCACGACCACTCCGGCACGAACGGTGCCGGACCGGTCCCCTCGCCGACACCCGACGTGGAGGCAGGGGCAGCAGCGGACGCGGCAGCGGAAGCAGGGGGAGGGATCTCGACTCCGGGCAGGACGCCGACCAGCACTGCGAGGAGGGCGACGACCACGGCGCGGACGGCATGCCCGCGGGGACCGGCGCGACGACGCCGTGCCCGGGGTGTCGGAGGATCAGGGGGACGGGGCATGGCTCCAGTCTGGATCGCCCGTCCGCCGGGGACGCCGGCCGGCGCCCGTATGTGGACATCGCGCAGGGGAGCGGAGGGGATGCGCACCCGCGGGAGGGCCGCCGGGACCGCCGCCCGGCCGTCCTCGTCGGCCTGATCCGGCATGGTCGCTGTAGTACACTGGACACAGCAGTCTGCTGCTCCCACACCCGCGTGCCCCGGCATCGATGGGGCGTGGAATCCGCAGGCTGACTACGCGTATCTGTGATTCAGCGCCGACGTACGGCGCCGAAGTGCCCACCCTGCGGTCCGGACCAGTCCGGTAGGGGAGGGCATGTCCATCCGACGACCGGGTACCAGGACGTACCGGCCACCCCGGCCGGCACCGAGACAACCGTCAACAAGCTTCAGGCGGCGCACCGCGCCCGAGCCGAAGCTGAAGAAAGGCATGACATGCCAGTCGTAACCATGCGCCAGCTGCTCGACAGCGGCGTCCACTTCGGTCACCAGACCCGCCGTTGGAACCCGAAGATGAAGCGCTTCATCTTCACCGAGCGCAACGGCATCTACATCATCGATCTCCAGCAGTCGCTGGGCTACATCGACCGCGCCTACGAGTTCGTCAAGGCCACCGTCGCCCACGGCGGCACCGTGCTCTTCGTCGGCACCAAGAAGCAGGCCCAGGAAGCGATCGCCGACCAGGCGACGCGCGTCGGCCAGCCCTACGTCAACCAGCGTTGGCTCGGCGGCATGCTCACCAACTTCCAGACGGTCTCCAAGCGCATCCAGCGCATGAAGGAACTCGAAGAGATCGACTTCGACGACGTCGCCGGTTCGGGCCACACCAAGAAGGAGCTCCTGCTCCTCAAGCGTGAGCTCACGAAGCTGCAGAGCAACCTCGGTGGTATCCGCAACCTGACCAAGGCCCCCTCGGTCGTGTGGGTCGTCGATACCAAGAAGGAGCACCTCGCCATCGACGAGGCGAAGAAGCTCAACATCCCCGTCGTCGCGATCCTCGACACCAACTGCGATCCCGACGAGGTGGACTTCCCGATCCCGGGCAACGACGACGCCATCCGCGCCGTCAACCTGCTGACGCGGGTCGTCGCCGACGCCGTGGCCGAGGGCCTC
This window contains:
- a CDS encoding acyl-CoA dehydrogenase family protein; its protein translation is MSRTTIDIDNLPYADGDFFAFEELLSDKERSRLQEIRGWLTREVRPHAVDWWNKGVFPQDLIPKIAELDPMSPVYRQGYSNLFAGITHAEFTRADTSFATFMGVHDGLFTGSIEALASKEQQEEWLPDIYAMKKIGAFGLTEPLGGSDVAGGTRTTARRDGGSWVLNGAKRWIGNATFSDWVVIYARDLADNQVKGFMVDTTLPGFSSSKIENKIALRTVENADIVLDDVVVSDDFHLKGANSFRDTNKVLKVTRLAVGWQAVGQQLAAFDVARRYAVEREQFGRPIASFQLVQQQLVLILGNAMSSMGMMVRLSQLEDAGRAKDEQSALAKAFTTARMRESVAAGRNILGGNGIVVDYEMAKIFSDAEAIYSYEGTQEINTLVAGRSITGIAAFV
- the rpsB gene encoding 30S ribosomal protein S2 codes for the protein MPVVTMRQLLDSGVHFGHQTRRWNPKMKRFIFTERNGIYIIDLQQSLGYIDRAYEFVKATVAHGGTVLFVGTKKQAQEAIADQATRVGQPYVNQRWLGGMLTNFQTVSKRIQRMKELEEIDFDDVAGSGHTKKELLLLKRELTKLQSNLGGIRNLTKAPSVVWVVDTKKEHLAIDEAKKLNIPVVAILDTNCDPDEVDFPIPGNDDAIRAVNLLTRVVADAVAEGLMARHNRSGNNEAAADEPMAEWERELLQGNSAAAAPEATEAAAPDAAAETPAAEAPAAEAPAVEEAPAGLQAPIAEEVPEAVAPATEAASDTK
- a CDS encoding murein hydrolase activator EnvC family protein, encoding MPDQADEDGRAAVPAALPRVRIPSAPLRDVHIRAPAGVPGGRAIQTGAMPRPPDPPTPRARRRRAGPRGHAVRAVVVALLAVLVGVLPGVEIPPPASAAASAAAPASTSGVGEGTGPAPFVPEWSWPLEPVPEVLRPFERPPQKWKRGHRGVDLSTGAGGPVRVVSPADGVVSFAGTVVDRGILSIDHGGGRISSFEPVSTELSRGVRVARGQVVATLDAHPADGPARGPGRVHCGEPCLHWGVREDGEYVDPLSFVTDRRPSVLLPLGGA
- a CDS encoding glycosyltransferase is translated as MSYPADSKPLTILIAADTYPPNVNGAAQFGYRLAKGMSGRGHAVHVLAPRPSNGPSVTEPDGDWSVHRLRSHSVPTHDYWRICYPWEIKRDISLLFDRVQPDVVHIQCHYMVGQYALYEAVQRGIRVVATNHFMPENINPFLPFPEWFKRIVAKNSWRDMGRVMGKAAAVTTPTPLAAKAMHDHAFLREVLPVSNGIDAAAYEVRPGEVIEPNEHPTVLFVGRLAEEKHIDVLIDAVAGTPEHLDVHLEIVGGGEVKPALQAQAARLGISDRVSFRGLIDDEELRRSYIRASLFCQPGTAELQSLVTLEAMSASTPVLLANAMALPHLVSDGENGYLFEPGNADELGKRITEILSLSREEQQEMGAVSRAMVGKHDINATLETFEGLYYGTLSSQPPAPREADVPVRIQ